The genomic DNA AACAGCAAGATTATACGAAGAATTTGGCAACTCAGGTAATGAACCACCATTTGGAATCATATTACCATCGATCAACCAGGTATCGTAGCCTAATTCGAGGCACTTCTGGATGATAGAGGCTTTAACCCAAGTCTCTCTTACAAAGTCTGCCTCATGTTGGAGGTCTATCGATTTGTCGTGTCCAAAACTTGAAATCAACTTGTTTGAATCAATGACACCATATCCTCTCCTGGCAAGGTCAAGCAAGAGCTCTGTATCTCCACCGACAAAAACAACATTCAGCAAACCATCTTTTTCAAGATTGCAAATAAGGTTTCTAGCAATCTTCTCAGTCGTCTGGTACAAGCTTATCACGACTAATTTGTTCTGTTTCATAGAGTGAACTATAGATCTGAGCTCATCAAAGCTACCTGCGACTCTACCTGGAAAAGTTTCCGCAAAACAGAAGTCGTACCATTTTAAGTTCCTCAGTGGTGGCAGCTCCAGGAGTTTGAAATCGAGAGGTTCATCCTCCAACAAACTTGAATCAGGACCAATTGTCTTTCCATAATTTACTCCTGCATCTCTATGAGAGATGCTGAGAGCTCTTTCTCGATTGAAGTTTGTGTATATATTGTAGTACCCACGGGAATGAATGAATTTGATGAACCAAGGAGTCCAAATTCTCTCACCGAACCTTTTGTACCATCCTGTAGTCACCTGAAAAACATGGCCCCAAAAGAGGGAAAAGAGGCAATAACATTGTGAAAACTCGACATGTAGAAAATGTAGCACAAAAATCACAATTTACTGATAGATCAGGAATTTAACGAGGCAATAAGATTTCTTTAATTTGGAAAATCACTTATATCCAAACAACtggaaaatgaagaagaaaaaaactaTCTTGGTGCCTGAAATAAACAAGATTACCATGCCTTGTAGAAATGGCTTGATTCCTTTGGTTTTGTTTTCATCATACCATAAACGAAATTCCTTCCATGGTTTTGGAAAAAGAAGCTGACCCCATGTGCCAACCAATTGGTACAAGAAAATTCGCGTTTCGTTATCCAACTGCAATCTGTTTCCATGTTTGCCTGCAAGTTCATAGTCAACTAGATTTACAACAAGGTGATTCTTTGAAGTCACCATCATCAATTCATCACCGTGAAGCCATGTTTTTCTCAACTATTTAAGATCCCTCGATCGAGCTCTTGCAAGACTATATCAGTAGTAGCACAAGAAGCACTTAGTCTCAAAAATCAGGCATGCATACATTTCGATGATAATGAGAAATTGAATAGAAGCACTTAAATACACCTTGCAACCTCATCTATCCCAAGGCTTCATGATCTATTCCATGTCTGAACAAGCAATCTAAAAGGAAACTTTCATAAGCAAAGATCGTGAGTGAAGTGGTACAACTCAAGTCATCTACATTCAACATGAAAAAACAATTCTTACAGGTTGCAAATGTTGTAAATTCACAGAAAGAATGCCATTTCAACTGCTGAATTCATATGCACTAAAATCTCTAGAACACTGATGAGTTTGAAACAATTCAAGGCAACAGTGTGATCTGAGATACAAGTCACACAAAAGGATCTTGGCACGAATTAAAGACAACTGAGTAGAGAAAACAGGGAGAAAGGAGAAGCAACAGCATACCAGCAACAAACCTCGGCCGTTGGAGCGACGCGCCATAGATGGAAGGATCGAAGTTCGCCGGGTCGTAGTAGTACTTCAAGATCAGCCCTTTGAGGAACTTATAGTACAGCGGCGACAACTCAAGGTCGTCCTCCACCACGAAGGCGAACTCGTCGTCGGAGCTGGGCCACCACGCCTCCAGCCACTGCGCCTGGAGCCCGACGTTGGCCGTCCTGTAGTGGACAATTTTCTCCCCATGTGGCCAGCCGATCCGGTCGACGAGATCCAAAATCCGGCGCGACTCTTCC from Zingiber officinale cultivar Zhangliang chromosome 4A, Zo_v1.1, whole genome shotgun sequence includes the following:
- the LOC121972158 gene encoding uncharacterized protein LOC121972158 gives rise to the protein MQPKGRPLLSILFLVSFSSLFLLFSYRSSSSSFRSSIPLSPTSNPNSRFTFIIKVLTYDRIASLRRCLRSLAAADYAGDRVHLHVLVDHFRVANGSSDSTVDSQLEESRRILDLVDRIGWPHGEKIVHYRTANVGLQAQWLEAWWPSSDDEFAFVVEDDLELSPLYYKFLKGLILKYYYDPANFDPSIYGASLQRPRFVAGKHGNRLQLDNETRIFLYQLVGTWGQLLFPKPWKEFRLWYDENKTKGIKPFLQGMVTTGWYKRFGERIWTPWFIKFIHSRGYYNIYTNFNRERALSISHRDAGVNYGKTIGPDSSLLEDEPLDFKLLELPPLRNLKWYDFCFAETFPGRVAGSFDELRSIVHSMKQNKLVVISLYQTTEKIARNLICNLEKDGLLNVVFVGGDTELLLDLARRGYGVIDSNKLISSFGHDKSIDLQHEADFVRETWVKASIIQKCLELGYDTWLIDGNMIPNGGSLPELPNSSYNLAVAKDVEFLFVKSRPSSLKIWNGEYVHKMATASKFLLANNSQLMRDESFMHLVAMTLGEKDRFDHSSIGLKLGDATPKPSESKANIIFWDRQMTMASVQVELERFGMWLIDAESSCTSVVCRR